A genome region from Candidatus Deferrimicrobiaceae bacterium includes the following:
- a CDS encoding AMP-binding protein, which yields MNLARLLSETASRHPEKPAVVFEGTSHSYRAFDRQVERYAAMLQAEGVGKGDRVAVQLTKRMEFLYLHFAVLSVGAVTLPLNPEYREGEVGYFLSDSGSSLYVTDAERFRRAAGAIRGLKRIRTLLVDDAVAEGAGSLPDRLARAPSGFRRAYPAGGDDVAMICYTSGTTGRSKGAMITHRNLVSNMRALSEAWEWTEEDVLLHVLPFFHVHGLNVVTHGSLYAGSTIVMHEKFEPGRVWEALEKERCTLLMAVPTIYQRLMGEWEKRERKPDLSGMRVFISGSAPLSHNLFHRFERATGFRILERYGMTETGMNTSNRI from the coding sequence ATGAACCTGGCCCGACTTCTTTCCGAAACGGCATCCCGACACCCCGAAAAACCCGCCGTCGTCTTCGAGGGGACGTCCCATTCCTACCGCGCCTTCGACCGGCAGGTGGAGCGCTACGCGGCCATGCTCCAGGCGGAGGGCGTCGGGAAAGGCGACCGCGTCGCCGTCCAGCTCACGAAGCGGATGGAGTTTCTCTACCTCCACTTCGCGGTCCTCTCGGTCGGCGCGGTCACCCTTCCCCTCAACCCGGAGTACCGGGAAGGGGAGGTCGGGTATTTCCTGTCGGACTCGGGCAGCTCCCTCTACGTCACGGACGCGGAGAGGTTCCGGCGGGCGGCCGGCGCGATCCGGGGCCTAAAAAGGATTAGGACGCTGCTCGTCGACGATGCCGTCGCGGAAGGGGCGGGCAGCCTGCCGGACCGGCTCGCCCGCGCGCCCTCGGGATTCCGGCGCGCCTACCCGGCCGGCGGCGACGACGTGGCGATGATCTGCTACACCTCCGGCACGACCGGCAGGTCCAAGGGAGCGATGATCACGCACCGGAACCTCGTATCGAACATGCGGGCCCTTTCGGAAGCGTGGGAGTGGACGGAAGAAGACGTGCTCCTCCACGTGCTTCCCTTTTTCCACGTGCACGGGCTGAACGTCGTGACGCACGGAAGCCTTTACGCCGGCTCGACCATCGTCATGCACGAGAAGTTCGAGCCGGGACGCGTGTGGGAGGCGCTGGAGAAGGAACGGTGCACCTTGCTCATGGCGGTCCCCACGATCTACCAGCGGCTCATGGGCGAATGGGAGAAACGGGAGCGGAAGCCCGATCTGAGCGGGATGAGGGTGTTCATCTCCGGCTCCGCGCCCCTTTCCCACAACCTCTTTCACCGGTTCGAGAGGGCGACCGGATTCCGGATCCTGGAGCGCTACGGCATGACCGAGACGGGGATGAACACGTCCAACCGCATCG
- a CDS encoding amino acid ABC transporter substrate-binding protein codes for MKNTGIGVHGGSRPPAARPAIVSIIVLALTLLGPWGSGIEAAQGAGCPDAIRIGMVFPMTGREGRPGTYQVEGIRLAMELINAKGGVYVKECGKRLPFQEILYDDQSDQGRSVQLVERTMSSDNVVAVIGAYSSSLGQAQSVVPDRYQVPWISPGAGASPIYTQGRKWIFGVLAPVELLGYTTMKFLGSLVNQGKLEKGLKIAIVVENTDHGKEYVEGVNRWIKENPGAFQVVYNESFQMGGTDFSGILQRMKAANADIFLSDAHLQDYITMHRQYTQMGLHHRMVSYGARGTEEPARKALGPAADYIFAGIWWHKDLPYPQVKAFVQEHKKKYQREPDSYYPSTAYDAVRILAAAIESAGSLDRTAVRNGLRKARLTDSLLPGQVLQFQENGQAMTPFVIVQNKPGDKVDFVYPEDSRTGEVVTRIPR; via the coding sequence ATGAAAAACACGGGAATCGGGGTGCATGGAGGTTCACGTCCGCCTGCAGCGCGGCCGGCGATCGTCTCCATCATCGTCTTGGCCCTGACCCTGCTTGGCCCATGGGGGAGCGGCATCGAGGCGGCCCAGGGCGCGGGCTGCCCGGATGCGATCCGGATCGGCATGGTCTTCCCGATGACCGGGCGGGAGGGGCGCCCGGGCACCTACCAGGTCGAGGGGATCCGGCTGGCGATGGAGCTGATCAACGCCAAGGGAGGGGTGTACGTCAAGGAGTGCGGCAAGCGTCTGCCGTTCCAGGAGATCCTCTACGACGACCAGTCCGACCAGGGGCGCTCGGTCCAGCTCGTGGAACGGACCATGTCCTCGGACAACGTGGTCGCGGTCATCGGGGCCTACTCCTCCTCCTTGGGCCAGGCCCAGTCGGTCGTGCCCGACCGGTACCAGGTGCCGTGGATCTCCCCCGGCGCGGGGGCCAGCCCGATCTACACCCAGGGCCGGAAGTGGATCTTCGGGGTGCTCGCGCCCGTGGAACTCCTCGGCTACACCACCATGAAGTTCCTCGGCTCCCTCGTGAACCAGGGCAAGTTGGAGAAAGGATTGAAGATCGCCATCGTCGTGGAAAACACCGACCACGGCAAGGAATACGTCGAGGGCGTGAATCGCTGGATCAAGGAAAACCCCGGCGCCTTCCAGGTGGTGTATAACGAGTCCTTTCAGATGGGCGGGACGGATTTCTCCGGCATCCTCCAGCGCATGAAGGCCGCGAACGCGGACATCTTCCTCTCCGACGCCCACCTGCAGGACTACATCACGATGCACCGGCAGTACACGCAGATGGGGCTGCACCACCGGATGGTGAGCTACGGGGCCCGCGGCACCGAGGAGCCCGCCCGCAAGGCCCTGGGGCCCGCCGCCGACTACATCTTCGCGGGGATCTGGTGGCACAAGGACCTGCCCTATCCCCAGGTGAAGGCGTTCGTGCAGGAGCACAAGAAGAAGTACCAGCGCGAACCGGACTCCTATTACCCTTCCACGGCATACGACGCCGTGCGCATCCTCGCGGCCGCCATCGAGTCGGCCGGGTCCCTGGACCGCACGGCGGTCCGTAACGGGCTGCGCAAGGCGCGGCTGACCGATTCGCTCCTGCCGGGCCAGGTCCTGCAATTCCAGGAGAACGGTCAGGCCATGACCCCCTTCGTCATCGTCCAGAACAAGCCGGGGGACAAAGTGGACTTCGTCTACCCGGAGGACTCCCGAACGGGCGAGGTGGTCACCCGCATCCCGCGGTAA
- a CDS encoding branched-chain amino acid ABC transporter permease, with the protein MGLDDLLNLFVAAILLAGIYTAMSIGMTVIYGVMKMVNLAHAGFMMLGAYFALEMSQRLPIDPLISSVLAAPVFFLLGIATHRSMVRFVPVADEPTLPSLLLLFGLWLVLQNFGYAVWGADDRSIFTPLTMATFRFGGIVVPVIRLIVFGIALLSLVALHLSLQHTWFGRSVRALTQNREAGQLAGIDTGRTAMLAFGLGIAFTGLAGALLANLYSFTPDFGGSFMLRSFVITVLGGLESFSGVAIGAIIVALIETFSILVVPANYQHAISFILLVVALLVLPGGVEGLLQRWRRLR; encoded by the coding sequence ATGGGACTCGACGATCTGCTGAACCTGTTCGTCGCGGCCATCCTGCTGGCGGGCATCTACACGGCGATGTCCATCGGGATGACCGTGATCTACGGCGTCATGAAGATGGTGAACCTCGCCCACGCGGGGTTCATGATGCTGGGGGCGTACTTCGCCCTGGAGATGTCCCAGCGGCTGCCCATCGATCCCCTGATCTCGTCGGTCCTGGCGGCGCCCGTCTTCTTCCTGCTGGGCATCGCGACCCACCGGAGCATGGTCCGATTCGTGCCGGTGGCCGACGAACCGACGCTCCCCTCGCTCCTGCTGCTGTTCGGCCTCTGGCTCGTCCTCCAGAATTTCGGCTATGCCGTGTGGGGCGCCGACGACCGGTCCATCTTCACGCCGCTGACCATGGCGACGTTCCGGTTCGGAGGCATCGTCGTGCCCGTCATCCGACTGATCGTGTTCGGGATCGCCCTGCTGTCCCTGGTCGCCCTCCACCTGTCCCTGCAACACACCTGGTTCGGGCGGTCCGTGCGGGCCCTGACGCAGAACCGGGAGGCGGGCCAGCTTGCCGGCATCGACACCGGGCGGACGGCGATGCTGGCGTTCGGCCTGGGGATCGCCTTCACGGGGCTTGCCGGCGCGCTCCTGGCGAACCTGTACTCGTTCACCCCGGACTTCGGGGGTTCCTTCATGCTCCGGTCGTTCGTGATCACCGTCCTGGGGGGGCTGGAGTCCTTCTCCGGCGTGGCCATCGGGGCGATCATCGTCGCCCTGATCGAGACGTTCAGCATCCTGGTGGTCCCGGCGAACTACCAGCACGCCATCAGCTTCATCCTGCTGGTCGTCGCTCTCCTGGTCCTGCCCGGCGGGGTCGAGGGGCTGCTCCAGCGGTGGCGGCGCCTGCGATGA
- a CDS encoding branched-chain amino acid ABC transporter permease: MAAPAMSAAPASRATSRAAYAVAALALLTFLAVPLVGVSNNAIRLLLTTFLWVATSLAWNLLGGVTGQVSFGFAVFYGLGAYTAGLSINGGVNPYAAIAAGGAVAAFGSLLIGLPTFRLRGPYFAIATIGVNEAVRIVMSNLDITGGASGLRLQQTGRFSQVEHYYAALGVASLAFLVSWRVMHSPFGLALRAIREDQDAAADVGVHPFRLKLAVHALAACLTGMAGGAFAHYTAYIHPDGVFAFTTSTSILLMPVIGGLGTLSGPVIGAAVYSIVQEEMVVHFPQFHLLLYGALLILIMLFEPGGLAGLWRRLARGLRGRNAAGTGGGIAAQRQPAGGGS; this comes from the coding sequence GTGGCGGCGCCTGCGATGAGCGCGGCCCCGGCATCCCGCGCGACGAGCCGGGCGGCCTATGCGGTCGCCGCGCTGGCGCTGCTGACGTTCCTGGCGGTCCCCCTGGTCGGGGTCTCGAACAACGCGATCCGCCTGCTCCTGACCACGTTCTTATGGGTGGCGACGAGCCTGGCCTGGAACCTCCTCGGCGGCGTGACCGGCCAGGTGTCCTTCGGGTTCGCGGTCTTTTACGGGCTGGGCGCCTACACCGCGGGCCTGTCCATCAACGGGGGGGTCAATCCGTACGCCGCCATCGCGGCCGGGGGCGCCGTGGCGGCGTTCGGCTCCCTCCTGATCGGGCTTCCGACGTTCCGTCTCCGGGGCCCCTACTTCGCCATCGCCACCATCGGCGTGAACGAGGCGGTCCGCATCGTGATGTCGAACCTGGACATCACCGGAGGTGCGAGCGGCCTCCGGCTGCAGCAGACCGGCCGGTTCAGCCAGGTGGAGCACTACTACGCGGCGCTGGGCGTCGCCTCCCTGGCGTTCCTCGTGTCGTGGCGCGTGATGCACTCCCCGTTCGGCCTCGCGCTGCGGGCCATCCGGGAGGACCAGGACGCCGCCGCCGACGTGGGCGTGCACCCGTTCCGCTTGAAGCTGGCCGTGCACGCGCTGGCGGCCTGCCTGACCGGGATGGCGGGCGGAGCGTTCGCGCACTACACGGCCTACATCCACCCCGACGGGGTATTCGCCTTCACCACCAGCACCTCCATCCTCCTGATGCCGGTGATCGGCGGACTGGGGACGCTGTCCGGACCCGTCATCGGCGCGGCCGTCTACAGCATCGTGCAGGAGGAGATGGTCGTCCACTTCCCGCAGTTCCACCTCCTCCTGTACGGCGCCCTGCTGATCCTCATCATGCTGTTCGAGCCCGGGGGCCTTGCCGGGCTTTGGAGGCGTCTGGCACGCGGCCTGCGCGGACGGAATGCCGCAGGCACCGGAGGGGGGATCGCGGCGCAACGGCAGCCGGCCGGGGGAGGATCGTGA
- a CDS encoding ABC transporter ATP-binding protein: protein MKDLLSVEGLTRHFGGLAAVVDLHFRVREGEIFGIIGPNGAGKTTAFSMIAGSLVPTAGSIRFRDREIAGWPSQRVVHLGICRTHQIPRPFTGMTVHENVEVGMRYGGRRTPPRGEVADEIERILEFTGLSGSAASSAGALPTGNRKRLELARALATDPVVLLCDEICGGLNPTETADILALLRRLRDGGITILYIEHDMRAVMRTCDRIMVLNYGQKLAEGTPEEIQDDEAVIEAYLGRRSWMGRAAEPIEEQP from the coding sequence GTGAAGGACCTCCTCTCGGTGGAAGGGCTCACGCGCCACTTCGGCGGGCTTGCCGCGGTCGTCGACCTCCACTTCCGCGTGCGGGAGGGGGAAATCTTCGGGATCATCGGCCCCAACGGCGCCGGCAAGACGACCGCCTTCAGCATGATCGCCGGATCGCTCGTTCCGACCGCCGGGTCCATCCGGTTCCGCGACCGGGAGATCGCCGGCTGGCCGAGCCAGCGGGTCGTGCACCTGGGGATCTGCCGGACCCACCAGATCCCGCGGCCCTTCACGGGCATGACCGTGCACGAGAACGTCGAGGTCGGCATGCGGTACGGAGGAAGGAGGACGCCGCCCCGCGGCGAGGTAGCGGACGAGATCGAGCGGATCCTCGAGTTCACGGGCCTGTCGGGGTCGGCCGCAAGCTCCGCCGGCGCCCTGCCGACCGGGAACCGCAAGCGGCTGGAGCTGGCCCGGGCGCTGGCGACCGATCCCGTCGTCCTGTTGTGCGACGAGATCTGCGGCGGCCTGAATCCGACGGAAACCGCGGACATCCTGGCCCTCCTTCGCCGCCTGCGGGACGGCGGGATCACGATCCTGTACATCGAGCACGACATGCGGGCGGTCATGCGCACCTGCGACCGGATCATGGTGCTCAACTACGGGCAAAAGCTGGCCGAGGGGACGCCGGAGGAGATCCAGGACGACGAAGCGGTGATCGAGGCCTACCTGGGACGCAGATCGTGGATGGGCCGGGCGGCGGAACCGATCGAGGAGCAGCCATGA
- a CDS encoding ABC transporter ATP-binding protein, which yields MSVRPLLEVDGLEVAYGDVQVIWGISFTVAPGEIVTLIGPNGAGKTTTLRTLSGLLSPKAGTIRFRGEDLSGRPAHEVVRRGVIQIPEGRKLWPRMTAEENLLLGAFAPRARGMAHEQLGRVYALFPLLKARRRQLAGTMSGGEQQMCAIGRGLMSEPELLMFDEPSLGLAPLLVDELFAKIADIAKQNVTILLVEQKVAHALEIADRGYILETGRTVLSGTGKELRESEYVQRSYLGTE from the coding sequence ATGAGCGTCCGGCCCCTTCTGGAGGTGGACGGCCTCGAGGTCGCCTACGGGGACGTGCAGGTGATCTGGGGAATCTCGTTCACGGTGGCCCCCGGGGAGATCGTGACGCTCATCGGCCCCAACGGCGCCGGCAAGACGACGACCCTGCGCACTCTCTCCGGCCTGCTGTCGCCGAAGGCGGGGACGATCCGGTTCCGGGGGGAAGATCTGTCCGGCCGGCCGGCCCACGAGGTCGTCCGGCGCGGGGTGATCCAGATCCCGGAGGGCCGCAAGCTGTGGCCCCGGATGACCGCGGAGGAGAACCTGCTGCTCGGCGCCTTCGCGCCCCGGGCGCGGGGCATGGCCCACGAGCAGCTCGGCCGGGTGTACGCCCTGTTCCCCCTGCTGAAGGCGAGGCGCCGCCAGCTCGCGGGAACGATGTCCGGCGGCGAACAGCAGATGTGCGCCATCGGGCGCGGCCTGATGTCCGAGCCCGAGCTCCTGATGTTCGACGAGCCCTCCCTGGGCCTGGCCCCCCTGCTGGTGGACGAGCTGTTCGCGAAGATCGCCGACATCGCGAAGCAGAACGTGACGATCCTGCTGGTGGAGCAGAAGGTGGCCCACGCGCTCGAGATCGCCGATCGCGGGTACATTCTCGAGACCGGGCGGACGGTGCTCTCCGGCACAGGAAAGGAACTCCGGGAAAGCGAGTACGTTCAGCGGTCCTACCTCGGAACGGAGTGA
- a CDS encoding MaoC family dehydratase has protein sequence MGDLVKVGERITDEARFSKEEIAEFARLAGDFNPLHHDEEFAKATRFQGIIACGPQTASRFLGMTATHFSKRGASLGLEFTLRFLGPVRPGERLEMVWDVVDVTDKPKLNGEIVKMEGRVTNPAGEAVLTGTGTVLVARSL, from the coding sequence TTGGGTGACCTGGTCAAGGTGGGAGAGCGCATCACGGACGAAGCCCGGTTCAGCAAGGAGGAGATCGCCGAGTTCGCGAGGCTCGCAGGCGACTTCAATCCCCTGCACCACGACGAGGAATTCGCCAAAGCCACCCGCTTCCAGGGGATCATCGCCTGCGGACCGCAGACCGCCTCCCGGTTCCTGGGAATGACGGCCACCCACTTCTCGAAGCGGGGCGCCTCGCTGGGGCTCGAGTTCACCCTGCGTTTCCTGGGCCCGGTGCGCCCCGGAGAGCGCCTGGAGATGGTTTGGGACGTGGTCGACGTAACGGACAAGCCGAAACTGAACGGGGAGATCGTGAAGATGGAGGGAAGAGTCACCAACCCGGCGGGCGAGGCGGTCCTCACGGGCACCGGGACGGTCCTGGTGGCCCGGAGTCTCTGA
- a CDS encoding AbrB/MazE/SpoVT family DNA-binding domain-containing protein translates to MKENIVVSGRGQITLPAAMRKRLGIKAGGVLVVEDRKGELVLRPAAIVELDAYTDEEIARWEREDRLAPGERSRILKKLGRKR, encoded by the coding sequence ATGAAAGAGAATATCGTCGTTTCCGGAAGAGGGCAGATCACCCTGCCGGCGGCCATGCGGAAGCGCCTCGGGATCAAGGCAGGCGGCGTCCTGGTTGTCGAGGACCGGAAAGGGGAGCTGGTGCTTCGGCCGGCGGCCATTGTGGAGTTGGACGCCTACACGGACGAAGAGATCGCCCGATGGGAGCGGGAAGATCGGCTGGCTCCGGGGGAGCGGTCCCGGATCTTGAAGAAGTTGGGTCGCAAGCGTTGA